From the Paraflavitalea soli genome, the window AGTGTGGTGGTGAGGGGTACTATCCTTCAACTGAAAACACCTGATAATATGCGCGGGCGTGTATCATCGGTCAACTCGATGTTCATCAACTCCTCCAATGAGATCGGCAGTTTTGAAAGCGGTATTGCCGCCAAGCTGATGGGCATTGTACCTTCTGTGATCTTTGGAGGCACAATGACCTTGCTGGTGGTGCTGGCCATGTGGTTCAAAGCGCCTACGCTGCGGAAATTTGAATATTAACGATCCTATTCCTTCACCAGTTTCTGCAATTGTTTTCTTTCACCTACGATCCATACCACATCGTCCCACTCGAAGATGGTGGTAGAATCGGGATTGAGGATACGTTCTCCATTGCGCTCTATACCAACGACCAATCCTTTCACGGTTTCCCGGATACCGGATGCCCGGATGGATTTACCACGCAGATCGGTATGTTCATCAATGATCAGTTTGTTGAGGGTTATGTCTTCGCGATTCACGGCTGCCTCTTCATAAACAGTTTCTGATTCGGCCACCGTCCGGAATTTCTCCAGCTGTATATCGGTCCCAATCACTGCTATTTTATCATATGGATAGATCATTTCGGTGCGTGTAGGCGCATAGATAGTGCGCTTACCGCGTTCGATGGAAGCCACATTTACGCCATACTGCTCACGCCAGGCAAGTTGCTGCAATGTTTTACCGATGACGGGCGATTCGGGCTGGATGGTAAAATAAGCTATGTGGGCATCCCAGGGCGAAAGGTCGGGCAATCCATGCGTAGCGCCTTCGCGTTCATTGAGGTTGGACAGAAATCGTTTCTCGATGCGGGAATAAAAAGACTGCAGCCTGCGGGAAAATATCAGTAACACCACGATGATCACGGGCAGTACTGCCAGCAGGGCTATCATGGCGCTGAACAACCTGTCGACCAGAAATCCTACCAGCACCACCAGCAGGATATTCCGCACAACTTCCAGCATTACCAAGGGACCATGATTGTATTTTTTATCGAGCCATAAATTGGCATAGGCAAAGGAATGCAGCCGGCGGATGGCAAGAGCCCACAGAAAAGGGGCAATGGCGATGAGGGTAATAAACCCAGTGATCACTGCTGCCAGTGTAGGACTGGACACAGAACCTGTAATGAGTGGCAACAGGAATTTTTCTGATAAGAGGATGAGTGCCATCACGATCACGGAATTGATGATCACGACTGTGAGGTAAGACCGCAATACTATTTTCCAATCGCTTTCGGCCTGGATGGTCTGCGCACCGGTGCCGTATTGATTAATGGCCAGTTTCCACTTCATGGGCAACCGGTTCTCAATCCAATGATACACGGGCTCAGAGAACTTAATGAGGTAAGGAGTAGTAAAAGTAGTAATGGCCGAAATAGCTACAGCAATAGGATACAGGAATCCACTGGTCACGTTCAAAGTGAGCCCCAGGGAGGCAATGATAAAAGAGAACTCTCCTATCTGCGCCAGGCTCATACCGGATTGCAGGGATTGCTTCATAGGCTGACCAGATAATAAAGCGCCGGCGGTAGTACTGATGATCTTACCAAAGATGGTGACCAGGGTAAGGATCAATACAGGCCATTTGTAAGCTATCAGGGTATTGGGCTCAAAGATGATGCCTACGGATACAAAAAATACGGCTGCAAACAGGTCTTTCACCGGTTTCACCAGGTGTTCAATGCGTTCGGCCATGGTCGTCTCGGCCAGTATAGAACCCATTACAAAAGCACCCAGGGCAGGTGAAAAACCTACCTGTGTAGCCAGCACTACCATGCCCAGGCAAAGTCCCAATGAAACGACCAATAAGGTTTCCTCACTCATTAGCTTGCTGGCCTTTCGCAAAAAGGTGGGCACTATAAAGATGCCGGCGAGGAACCACACGGCCAGGAAAAACACCAGCTTCATCAGGGATTCGAGCATTTCGCCACCTGCGAATTTCTGGCTTACCGCCAGGGTAGACAAGATCACCATCAGCAAGATGGCTACCAGGTCTTCTACAATCAATACACCAAACACAATGCCGGCAAATCGCTGGCTTTTGATACCCAACTCTTCAAAAGCACGTATAATGATGGTGGTAGAAGAAACAGATAAGATACCGCCCAGGAAAATGCTGTCCATAGTAGACCATCCCATCAGACGGCCAACCAGGAAACCGAGGATCAACATCCCGACAATTTCTACGATGGCGGTAATAGAAGCTGTGCCGCCTATGCGCACCAGTTTTTTAAAACTAAATTCCAGACCGAGGCTGAACAACAGGAATACGACACCAATTTCGGCCCATACTTTCACATTGGCTTCATCTGAAATAGTAGGTGTCCAGGGAACGTGGGGCCCTATCAATATACCCGCCAGTATATAACCAAGCACCACGGGCTGTTTCAGTTTTCTAAATATAAGCGTGGTTACACCGGCTACACCCAGCAGGAGTGCAAGGTCTACAATAAGTTTAGGCAAATGCATGGGCGGTCTGTTTTACTCGTCTTTGAAATATTTCCAATGCTCGCAATAGCTGAATTATACAAAAAATATCCTTCAGTTGTTGAGAAAGGCCCTGAATTTTATCACTTATTGGTTTGTTCCAACAGCTTTTCCATGACATAAAATACAGCAGGACAAAAACTCACATTCTTTAAAGTGAGGTTGGGACGCTTCAATAATACATCTTCATCTGTATAGGGGAAACGTTCGCAATCAGAGGGACGTTGCTCATAGATGCTGCAATAGTTATCGGCCCCGAGGAAGGGGCAGGGCGCGGACCTTACTACATAATCGCCTTCTTCATCCAGGCGCAGATAGGTATCAATAAACACACTCTCTTTCATCCTCAGGTGTTTGCTGATGCGCTTTATATCAGGTGTTTTAAAGCGGGGGGAATAATTCTTACAGCAGTTGGCGCATTGTAAACAATCGACATTGCTGAAGGCCTCTTCATGCAAATCGGGCAATTGTTTCAACACTTTATTTTTATCAGCCTGCTTCAAAAACTGTTTGTACTGTTTCTGATTAGCCGCTGCCTTCTTTTGCCAATTATCGTTTACCGGATTTCCCATCAGCTAAAACATTCCACCAGAGCCGCTTAGCGGGGCGTATGGAGATTAAAACAATATTAGAATCAGATTAGAATTATTTACCCCTGCAAGTTACTGAACACCTGCAGGATTGCATGGTACTTTTTTTGAAGGGGGAGCAGCATGGGAACACTTCATCAGCAATTACTGGTGTTGATCAGTACGCCATTGTACGCCTTCATTATAGGGGCTGAGATCCTTTTAAGTAATGTTCATCATACACATAGCTATAGCCGTCGCGATACGATCCAGAACTTTTGTCTCAGCATTTTTTCCGGCGCAGTAGACCTTCTGATGCGGGGAGTCAGTTTTGCCATTCTTGCCTTTTTCTTTCATTATAGTTTTTTAACATGGGGGCATTCCTTTTTTTACTGGCTGGCCTTGTTGCTGCTGGTTGATATGATGCATTACTGGCTGCACCGCCTGAGCCATTCCTGCAGGCTATTCTGGGCCGTACATGTAAACCACCATTCTTCCACACACTTCAATTTTACCGTAGGTTTCCGGGCCGGTGTACTGGAGCCTTTGTATCGGTTTGCTTTTTTTATACCGGTGGCGCTGTGTGGGTTTCAGCCTGTGGATATATTGCTGGTATATTCCTGTACAGAGATATGGGCCATTTTAACGCATACGGAAAAGATCAGGAAACTGGGATGGCTGGAATACGTACTGGTAACCCCTTCGCACCACCGCGTTCACCATGCCTCCAATGAGAAATACCTGGACCGTAATATGGGCTCTATATTTATCTTTTGGGACCGGTTATTTGGCACTTTCCAGGAAGAATTACCCGCCTCGCAATACGAACCTATCCGGTATGGGCTCACTACTCCACCTCAAAATGACAGCCTGCCGGTGATCATCTTTCACGAATGGGCTGCTATCCGCAAAGACCTGCAACACCCCGGTATTACCTGGAAACAGAAGTTATTATATGTACTGGGGCCTCCCGGCTGGCGTCATGATGGCAAAAAGACAACCAGCACCGCATTAAGGGGAAGGCAACAGGTCTACAGGGCTGTACACGGGCACCTGATCAATAACCCGCAACGTATAAAAGAAAGCAAACATGTAGCCCCTGCCTGTTTTAATGGGGCGCCATGTTATCCGGCGGCTTACACGATAAGAAGAATGCGTCACTAACTTTTGACAATTCATTTAGCATCAGTTGCTTACTTTTGTCCCCGCATGGATTCATTACGGGAACAAATACTCATCCTTATCAGTACGCCGGTGTATCTTATCATCATTGGGCTGGAAGTATTATTGAGCAACTGGCGCCACCGTAAAAACTATACCTGGAAGGATACGGGCATCAACTGTTACCTGATGCTTATGAATGGTACGATCGACCTTTTATTCAGGGGCGCCTACCTGTTGATACTGGATTATTTTTACCGGCATAATATTTTTTCATTCAGTCATGTAGTAGTTTACTGGTTTATGCTGGTGCTGCTGGAAGATTTCCTGTATTACTGGTTACACCGTTTTGATCACGAGATACGCTTTTTCTGGGCGGTGCATGTTACCCACCACTCTTCAGAACACATGAACTTTACGGTAGGTTTCCGTTCTTCTGTGTTCCAGCCTTTGTACCGCTTTATCTATTTTATACCGCTGGCATTGATGGGCTTTTCGCCGATCGATATAGCATTTGTCTATTCTGCCACCCAGATATGGGGCATATTCGTACATACAGAACTGATCCGCAAAATGGGCTGGCTGGAACATGTACTGGTGACGCCCTCCCACCACCGGGTACACCATGCATCCAATGCCAAATACCTCGACAAGAACATGGGCATGTTCCTGATCATCTGGGACAAGCTGTTTGGCACTTTCCAGCCGGAACTGCCGGCTGAAGAATACCAGCCCATCAAATATGGTCTTACTACCAATATTGAGAAGGAAACGCCTGTAACGGTGGTCTTTCATGAATGGCAAAACATCTTCAAGGATGTGGCCCGCACTGATATTGGCTGGAAAGAGAAATGGGGATACATCTTCGGCCCTCCCGGCTGGAGCCATGATGGCAGCCGGCTTACCAGTGAACAAATGCGGGAAGTGGAAGACGGAAAAATGAGTACCGACCTGCAAGAAGAGCCTGTGGCGGTGAAAGCCAGTAAATAGCTGCTGGCTTTTAGCCGTTAGCTTTTAGCAGCACTACTCAGACCCACATTGGTGGCAAATGGCTAACAGCTAATACCTAAACCCTAATACCTCCTTGCTTATCAACGGTTTTCCCCATTTAATGCACCGGGTTGCACAAACACCTGTTCGTCTGGATTAATCGTAGTAACTTTGCAGCCTTTTAGAAGGGTTACCATAAGGTTTAAGGTCGATTCCGGGGTAGTCTTTTTCCTGCACCTCCAACTTTACACGGTGGCTCTCCTGCTTTAAAATTAGAAATTAATACTATATATGAGTCTGTTTGAAAAGCAAAACTCCGAGTTTATCCATCGCCATATCGGGCCCCATGAATCTGAAACGAGGCAAATGCTGAAGGCCATCGGTGAGCCGAGCCTGGAAGCACTCGTCAATAAAACAGTACCGCCTGCCATCCGCATGAGTAAGGCGCTGAATATTCCGGCGGCCATCAGTGAGCATGAATACCTTCAGCTGTTGAAAGATATCTCACTGAAGAATAAGACTTACAAGAACTATATTGGTCAGGGGTATTATGATAACATCGTGCCGAGTGTTATCCTCCGCAACGTATTTGAGAATCCAGGCTGGTATACACAGTATACACCTTACCAGGCCGAGATATCACAAGGCCGCCTGGAAAGCCTGCTGAACTTCCAGACGATGGTAGCCGACTTAACCGGTCTGCCGCTTACCAATGCTTCCCTGCTGGATGAAGCTACCGCCGCCGCTGAGGCCATGACCATGTTCTTCAACACGCTGAACAGGGATCATGATCATATTGAGCGCGCCAAATTCTTTGTAGACAATGAGACCTTCCCGCAAACCAAAGACGTGCTGGTTACCCGGGCTGTTCCTGTAGGTATCGAAGTAGTATTTGGCGATTACAAAACGGCCACCATAGACAAGAGCTATTTTGGTGCGCTGGTGCAATACCCCAACGATAAAGGGTCGATTGAAGATTACCGCAGCTTTATTGCCAGGGTACATGAGGCAGACGCTTTTGTGGTGATGACCACCGACCTGCTGGCACTGACGCTCTTAACACCTCCCGGCGAACTGGGTGCTGATGTAGCTTGCGGCTCTGCCCAACGCTTTGGTGTACCCCTGGGCTTTGGCGGTCCGCATGCAGCTTTCTTTGCTGCCAAGGACGAATTCAAACGCAATATCCCCGGTCGTATCATTGGTGTGAGCATCGATGCCCAGGGCGACCGCGCACTGCGTATGGCCTTGCAAACCCGTGAACAGCATATCAAACGCGAGAAAGCAACTTCCAATATCTGTACGGCACAGGCATTGCTGGCCAATATGGCTGCCATGTATGCCGTGTACCATGGTCCCGCCGGACTGAAGGACATTGCCAAGCGGGTAACTGTACTGGCCAATGCCCTGGCAGAAGAACTGCAGGCAGAAGGATACGAAGTACTGCACGACAATTTCTTCGACACCGTAGTGTTCAAAGTAGACGATGCAGCTGCCATACAAGCTAAGGCTGATGAAGCAGGCATCAATTTCCGTTATTACAATAAGAATCTGGTAGGCATCTCCCTCGATGAAAGCACCACGCTGAGCGATGTGCTGGATATCCTGCTGTTGCTGGACCAGCCCAATGAACATACTGTAGCCGGCTTCAGTGTAAGTGAAGATGCCGGTTTGTACCACCTGCCTACGGGCCTGACAAGGACCTCTCCTTTCTTAACGCATCCTGTGTTCAATACGCACCACAGTGAAACTGAGATGATGCGTTATATCAAGCAACTGGAAAATAAAGACCTTTCGCTTAATACCTCCATGATCTCCCTGGGTTCCTGCACCATGAAGCTGAATGCAGCCAGTGAAATGATCCCTTTAAGCTGGGCGCATTGGAGTAAGATACACCCGTTTGCACCAGCCAGTCAAACAGAAGGATACCAACAGATCATCACTGAACTGAGCGAATACCTTTGCCAGATCACTGCTTTTGATGCCTGCAGCCTGCAGCCCAACAGTGGTGCACAAGGCGAATACGCCGGTCTGCTGGTGATCAGGGACTATTTTGCAAGCCGTGGTGAAAGTCACCGTAATGTGATGCTGATCCCCATCAGCGCGCACGGTACCAATCCTGCCAGCGCCGTAATGGCGGGCATGAAGGTGGTGGTAGTGAAGGCACTGGAAAATGGCTATATAGATGTAGATGACCTCAAGGCCAAAGCTGCTCAATACAGCAAGGAACTGGCAGGCATCATGATCACCTATCCCAGTACCTATGGTGTATATGAAGAAACAGTAAAAGAAATTACCGATATCATTCACCAGCATGGCGGCCAGGTATATATGGATGGCGCCAATATGAATGCACAGGTTGGATTAACAGCGCCGGGCCTCATTGGCGCCGATGTTTGTCACCTCAACCTGCACAAAACATTTGCTATCCCGCACGGTGGCGGTGGTCCCGGCATGGGCCCCATTTGTGTTAAACAACACCTGGCTCCTTACCTGCCTGGTCACGTTTCTTTGGGAGGCAAGAACGCTGTTTCTGCCGCTCCCTATGGTTCTGCTTCCATCCTGCTCATCAGCTACGGCTATATCCGTATGTTGGGCCAGGAAGGCACCAAATTGTCTACTGAATATGCCATCCTGAATGCGAATTATATGCGCGCGAGGTTGCAGGAAGAATATGAGATCCTGTACACCAACCACAATGGCCAGTGTGCACATGAATTCATTGTAGACCTGCGTCCTTTCAAAAAATCGGCTGAAATAGAAGCGGAAGATGTGGCTAAGCGTTTGATGGACTACGGTTTCCACGCTCCCACCCTGAGCTTCCCTGTACCGGGTACTATTATGATCGAGCCTACAGAAAGTGAGAACAAAGCCGAGTTGGACCGCTTCTGTGATGCCCTCCTGAGCATCCGCGAAGAGATCCGCGCTATTGAAGAAGGAAAGGCCGATAAGAAAGACAATGCGCTGAAGAATGCACCGCATACGCAGTTTGTGATCACCGCCGATGAGTGGAAACATGGCTATACCCGCCAGCAGGCTGCCTTCCCGCTGCCTTATATCCGCAGCAACAAGTTCTGGCCTTCTGTAGCCCGTGTGAACAATACGCATGGCGACAGGAACCTGATCTGCACCTGTGAGCCGGTAAGCTCCTATGCTGAAGTGGAAGCGCAGTAGATTTATTGACTTTCAAATAATTACATACGTAAGAGGCTGTCTTCAACTGAAGACAGCCTTTTTATTTGCCTTCGATGTAGGTGGTCTAAAGGTAGTCGTAACTTCCATCTATCCTAGGTATATCTTAGGGTTATTGTAAGCTTTTCCTAAGGTTTTATCCCTACCATTACCCTAAGAAAACCCTAGGATGACCCTAAGATGACCCCAGGATGGGGCTATCTAAAGAGAAGGATCAGGCCTGCTAAACTCTAGGAAGGCTGCTTAAAAGTACTTTTCGGCGCTCAGGCCAAAGTTGACCAATAGATTCTCGCGGTTGGTGCGGCTCAGCTTATTGAAGGTAAGGGATGTGGTAAGGCTGAGCCATTTCCTAAGCTTGATGGAAAGGGCTGAATTCGAGCGGATAATGTAATCATCGAATCGGGCCAGAGAAGGTTGCCAGAAATGCACGCCTTCCAACAGGACCAGGTTATTGATGGCCCACCTGTATTTTATACGCAGTGAATTGCGTACGGTTTGGTAGCGATCATCAACGCCCTGGGGCAGGGTAAGATCGCTGGTTTCGTACAGCAGACCATCACTGACCACCAGCTCGGCCTGTTCCTTGTTGAAGAAATTATATCCTATACCGGCGCCTCCCTGCAACTGGTGGTTGATCTTGAGGGAATAGCTGGTGGTAAAAGTGACCAGGCCCCAATAATAGAGCCGCTGCCGGTTTTTGAGGTAATCGATATTGAGGGCAGTGGAAAAATCATTGTTGGTAAGCCTGCTCCCCTGCCGCCCATACACCCAGGCATTGCTGCTATTGATGGTGAGCTTTTCTTTATTGACCTGGAAGCCGAGCACATTGTTCAATACAAACGACCGGGCATCATTGGTCCGGTTGATAATACCTGCAGTAGTATATTTTAGATGGTAATGGGTGGAATCATTAAACTGTGCATCCGCATAACCACACACCAGGAGCACCAGGGCTACAATGATCATTCTTTTCATAACAATTTCCGCTTACAGCAGGTATGAGATCCTGCCGATATTTAATGACCGGCAAAGGTAAAGAATGAAAAAGGCCGGCTCAAAAGTTTTGAGCCGGCCTCTTCTCATGTAGCAGTTGGTTTTGATCTGGCACAAGTTGCCTGTTGCGGGTGTTGACCTCGTTACTTCCGGTCAGTATAAATAGTGCTGTTACCAGCACCATGTATACGGTATCCGGCTAGCGCTATTTATAATAATGAAATACCTGATTGCTTGAATTGCACACAAAATGGATATTCACGGGCAATTGCGTTGAGACGGCTAATCGTTTCCTCGTCGTGAGGAGCTGGTGTGGTTTTCTTTGCTGGTGCTTTTGCCTGTGTTTTGCCTTTGGTGCTCTTACCTGTGCTGGTACTGTCAGCTGGAAGGTAATTGTATTGAAGCTTTTTCATGCCATTAGATTTTATAGATTGACGTAATACTGAACAGATTTATACTGTGTACAGGGAAAACACTGACACATAGTTTTCAGTTAAGGGGACACGGGAGCAATACGTTTGGCAAAAAATCGGGAAGCTTTAAATATGGCAGGCGCTCAATGTTGACGGAGAAGAAAATATCGCTGCAATTTCATTCGATCTTTCCAAAGATAAATAAAAAAGAAATTAACCGATCACTTCGTAAAAAAATACCTGCTAAATACTGGTTAATATCATCCTCACAGTGAGGTAATTGGGGGCTGTCCCTTTGTGTACAATGTACAGCCCGGTGCATTGGCTGGCAGCCAGGCTGCCAATCCGGCTTTGGCACAAGATTTTAGCCCACCTGTTGTAAAAGCAGCAGTATGAAAAAAACAACGCCCGGCGCCAAAACCAGCTCTGCAAAACAAGAGCGCGCCCAACCAGCCAGGCCCCAGGCCATGCCTTCCGCCGACCTTACAGATCCACCGGAAGAGGAGGCTAAACTGCAGGGTGATGAAGCTACGCTCGATCTTCCCGAAGTAAAAGATATTCCTGGCCAGGAACATATTCATGTACCCCGCATGCGCGAGTTTGGGGATGTTACCGCCTCATCAGATGACGAAGAAGGCGGCAGTATCCTGGACGATCCGGAAGATGAAGATATCCAGGCAGACAGGGGTTCGAATGTATCGCAGGAAGAAGCCGCTTTATTAGCCGCAGCGGCAGATTATAACTCAGATGAAGATGACAAGATCATCCGGGCTACAGCGCTTGACAGCACGGATGAGGAAGGAGACCCGCTGAATGAAAAGGGATTCAGGAATGCTTATAGCGGCACTGATCTTGACGTGCCGGGCAGTGAGGACGATGATGCTGATGAAGCTATCGGAGAGGAGGATGAAGAAAACAATGCCTACAGCGTGGATGAAGAGAATGAAGATGACGAAAAATAAGGCCTCAGCCGGGTGACTGCCGGGTAATTCCACCGGCGCTTTCGTCAACTGGGAATACAGATAGGCCAGTTCATGCAGGCAGCCACCGGAAACATGATTGCTGGTTTTTAATATTGTTGTCGCAATCAATATTAAACCGGTTATCATGGAAAATAATAAGTATTACGGTTACACAGAAAATGGCAATGGGAAAAAGATCCTGTTTGCCTGTGTACCTGCGGACGGACATTTCAACCCGCTTACCGGGCTGGCCATGCATTTGAAAAGCATTGGCTATGATGTAAGGTGGTATACCTCCAACACGTATGAACAGAAGATCAATAAGCTGGGCATCCCCCACTATCCTTTTGTAAGAGCGCTCGACATCAGCGGGGGCAGTATTGAAGAAATATTCCCGCAACGTGAGCAATACAAAAGCCAGGTGAGCCGCCTGAACTTTGACCTGATCAATGTTTTCATCCTGCGCTCAACAGAGTATTATGAAGACATCCAGGATATCCATCAAACATTTCCCTTCGACCTGCTGATCGCTGATATTACCTTTTCAGCCATTCCGTTTGTGAAAGAGAAGATGGGTATTCCGGTGCTTGGTATCGGCATCGTTCCTTTAATGGAAGCCTCGCGCGACCTGGGGCCTGCCGGGCTTGGCCTTACACCCAATACGGGTTTCCTGGGCAGGCGTAAACAGGATATGATGCGCTTTATCGCCGACAATATTATCTTCCGCAAATCCAATAAAGTGATGCGCTCCCTATTCCGGACACATGATATAGATCCCGGCACTTCCAATGTATTTGATACGCTTACGCGTAAAGCCACCCTGCTGTTGCAAAGCGGCACGCCCGGTTTTGAATTTGAACGGAGTGACCTCGGCAGCAATATCCGGTTTATGGGCCCCTTACTGCCCTACCAGGCGCCTCAAAAGCACGGACGCTGGTATCATCCCAAACTGGAACAGTATGATAAAGTGATCCTCGTAACGCAGGGTACTGTAGAAAAAGATCCTGAAAAGATCATTGTACCTACGCTGGAGGCATTCCAGCATACAAAACACCTGGTGATCGCTACTACAGGAGGATCACAAACGGCGGAACTAAGGAAGCGATTTCCTGCCGAAAACATCCTCATTGAAGATTTTATTCCCTTTGATGATGTGATGCCGTATGCCGATGTGTATGTAACGAATGGCGGATACGGCGGGGTATTATTGGGTATTCAGCACCTGCTGCCACTGGTGGTAGGAGGTATTCATGAAGGCAAACTGGAGATCAATGCGAGGGTGGGCTACTTCAAGCTGGGTGTGGATATGAAAACAGAAAAGCCTACGCCTGCCAAAGTGAAAGAAAGTGTGGAAGAAGTATTGTCGAACGAGCACTACCAGCAGCAGGTGAAAAAACTGGCAGCGGAGTTTAACCGGTATGACCCTCATTTACTTTGTGAGCGATATGTAGCTGAAGTATTGCAACAGGGTAATTCAGCATTTGCAGGCAGGTCTACGATGAATCATAAGATTTTAATCGGAAATTAAACTCTGTCAGGTCGATAAACAAAGAGGATGTATTCCGGTAGAATACATCCTCTTTGTTTATGGAAAGAAGTTCATATTGTATGATTAATTGGCTGCTCTCAGGGCACCCACTGTCAATGCGTTGACTCCGGTGCCGCCGGTATTGCCTGCCAGGTAAATGGTATAAGCATTGCCGGAGATCAGGTTCACATCAGTAGCCGTTTTGGCGATGAGGCTATCGTTGCTGCTCAGTTTGACGGAAAAGATGTGGGAACCGGTTGTGGCAGGCTGGAATTGGTTATAAAAGCCGCTGAACTCATTATCTGCCAATACACGCTGGGTGAATACCTTGTTGTTATCGATATACACGTCTACAGGACCAAGCGCAGATACGGAGGGACTTGCATGAAAGAAACGGAAATAAGGTTTGTCCAGGGTAAGATCGGAGAAATCGTCTTCTACCAGCATAGCTTCTGCAGTAGCAGGTGTTCCCTGGTTGTTATACATAATGATGGTATAAAAACCGAGTGAAT encodes:
- a CDS encoding glycosyltransferase → MENNKYYGYTENGNGKKILFACVPADGHFNPLTGLAMHLKSIGYDVRWYTSNTYEQKINKLGIPHYPFVRALDISGGSIEEIFPQREQYKSQVSRLNFDLINVFILRSTEYYEDIQDIHQTFPFDLLIADITFSAIPFVKEKMGIPVLGIGIVPLMEASRDLGPAGLGLTPNTGFLGRRKQDMMRFIADNIIFRKSNKVMRSLFRTHDIDPGTSNVFDTLTRKATLLLQSGTPGFEFERSDLGSNIRFMGPLLPYQAPQKHGRWYHPKLEQYDKVILVTQGTVEKDPEKIIVPTLEAFQHTKHLVIATTGGSQTAELRKRFPAENILIEDFIPFDDVMPYADVYVTNGGYGGVLLGIQHLLPLVVGGIHEGKLEINARVGYFKLGVDMKTEKPTPAKVKESVEEVLSNEHYQQQVKKLAAEFNRYDPHLLCERYVAEVLQQGNSAFAGRSTMNHKILIGN
- a CDS encoding DUF4397 domain-containing protein; translated protein: MQKSKANILLWCVVAVVGMSITGCLKATDPQPQPAKAYISIMQLATQPPAFSTDIYFNTTKVTSNAFGAGGVSQAYSAVDKGAFSVSFKKAGGDSVMASIPLSQYDSLGFYTIIMYNNQGTPATAEAMLVEDDFSDLTLDKPYFRFFHASPSVSALGPVDVYIDNNKVFTQRVLADNEFSGFYNQFQPATTGSHIFSVKLSSNDSLIAKTATDVNLISGNAYTIYLAGNTGGTGVNALTVGALRAAN